The Triticum aestivum cultivar Chinese Spring chromosome 3A, IWGSC CS RefSeq v2.1, whole genome shotgun sequence genome includes a region encoding these proteins:
- the LOC123062672 gene encoding uncharacterized protein YnbD: MGWGISRLIGLKAAVLLTAAYFVHGLGMKLLSLPLIYTCLIAVLISIASHPSVDLPLLLGKASNGSFPLWSWVMFSPFLFFIHLFVLLRRFVKNEPLYTEIADGVYVGGWPSSVERLPPGEPAVIDCTCELPRSSTISENSYLCVATWDTRAPQPPQIESAVRWAVRKRSQNKPVYVHCAYGHGRSVCVMCALLVALGLADDWKAAEQMIREKRPSISMNTLHRKSLEEWSKHLLSPSKGSGESDVSSVILSDYTRKKH; the protein is encoded by the exons ATGGGCTGGGGGATATCCCGGTTGATTGGACTGAAGGCTGCTGTCTTGCTCACCGCAGCGTATTTCGTTCATGGACTGGGCATGAAACTGCTCTCATTGCCCCTCATATACACCTGCCTGATTGCCGTGCTTATCTCCATTGCTTCCCATCCGTCGGTCGACCTCCCGTTGCTCCTCGGCAAGGCATCCAATGGAAGCTTTCCCCTGTGGTCATGGGTCATGTTCTCGCCCTTTCTCTTTTTCATCCATCTGTTTGTGCTGTTGCGGAGATTTGTGAAAAATGAGCCCTTGTACACCGAGATAGCAGACGGAGTGTATGTTGGAGGCTGGCCTTCTTCAGTTGAACGCCTGCCACCTGGTGAACCCGCAGTCATTGATTGCACCTGCGAGCTGCCAAGAAGCTCAACTATATCTGAGAATTCATATTTGTGTGTCGCTACATGGGATACAAGGGCGCCTCAGCCACCACAGATTGAGTCAGCTGTGCGGTGGGCCGTGAGAAAGCGGTCACAGAACAAACCTGTGTATGTCCACTGTGCCTATG GCCATGGCAGAAGTGTCTGCGTGATGTGTGCACTTCTAGTTGCGCTGGGATTAGCTGACGATTGGAAAGCTGCTGAGCAAATGATCCGCGAGAAGCGACCTTCTATCAGCATGAACACTCTTCATCGCAAAAGCTTAGAGGAATGGTCAAAACACTTGCTTTCTCCCTCAAAAGGAAGTGGGGAATCCGATGTGAGTTCTGTGATTCTTTCGGACTACACCCGGAAAAAGCATTGA